The Coffea arabica cultivar ET-39 chromosome 1e, Coffea Arabica ET-39 HiFi, whole genome shotgun sequence genome has a window encoding:
- the LOC140021301 gene encoding uncharacterized protein — MYLICWEVVEPHLPYRVFRQFGYHRPVPDLRLTENQAALHSLDRCGKGNQDWITTHGAYIDVWTDRHSHVEDGVVVEDPIYPSDEYRQWYRERTVLYISNPTRQLVFPEGFQDDSARAQYLMDAMTQVYYMAETSLAQSDEQHMNYFNAMKNFASMTLETVGESSRLAFHPSRVPQQIPQPADQRRVERAPRNVHGGQHGSGRRRRFRSPEPTVQTGFDGRSQATEHQGTSTSIGHSRSPVLMAEFTPNTDLHHGSGEQHVGDTDAGQSTQALDARLESQITQVDIVMPAQPR; from the exons ATGTATCTCATATGTTGGGAAGTTGTCGAGCCACATCTTCCGTATCGCGTTTTTAGACAGTTTGGATATCATCGGCCCGTGCCTGATCTAAGATTGACCGAAAATCAAGCAGCACTACATTCTCTAGATCGTTGTGGCAAGGGGAATCAAGACTGGATAACTACACATGGAGCATATATTGATGTGTGGACTGATCGTCATTCACATGTGGAAGATGGTGTTGTAGTTGAAGATCCTATATATCCATCCGATGAGTATCGTCAGTGGTATCGCGAGCGGACAGTGCTATATATTTCAAATCCTACTAGGCAGCTCGTTTTTCCGGAGGGCTTTCAGGATGATAGCGCCAGAGCACAATATCTG ATGGATGCTATGACTCAGGTGTATTACATGGCAGAGACCTCTCTAGCACAGAGTGACGAACAGCATATGAATTATTTTAATGCAATGAAGAACTTTGCATCCATGACATTGGAAACTGTAGGAGAGTCATCCCGACTTGCATTTCACCCTTCACGAGTGCCACAGCAAATTCCACAGCCAGCAGACCAACGTCGCGTTGAAAGAGCTCCTAGGAATGTTCACGGAGGTCAGCATGGCAGTGGACGGCGTCGTAGATTCCGATCACCAGAACCCACCGTCCAAACTGGATTTGATGGCAGGTCACAGGCTACTGAGCATCAAGGCACCTCTACGTCCATTGGTCATTCTAGGTCCCCAGTGCTTATGGCGGAGTTTACGCCCAATACAGACTTACATCATGGCAGTGGTGAACAACATGTAGGAGATACAGATGCAGGCCAAAGTACCCAAGCACTTGATGCTAGACTTGAGTCACAAATTACTCAAGTCGATATAGTGATGCCAGCCCAGCCACGTTGA